In Musa acuminata AAA Group cultivar baxijiao chromosome BXJ2-10, Cavendish_Baxijiao_AAA, whole genome shotgun sequence, a genomic segment contains:
- the LOC104000011 gene encoding transcription factor bHLH112, with product MADQFQAGSCSSGTWWSSGFSGGPTMSASASCSTELTNVAGSFNWATASDMFEPKSRSCDESPVSISNSSVTFQDIQNSHVSAPVIAAPMLDSVSQAMDFGPSSPTVEWSQSFFSSSGRGQNSFHALLQEDVISRPYAQRDWGVESNQTHIPLKNLNHCSLQDHHVLLSSRINSIPLLSASHGLPSTLLQGHLEPESRLQGSFNDARTMKYESSVDCREASNDSLQTSVGRLPQFMNASPPKQQLQFSNDTPFWNPSASNVNEAHSNFHHAKPPQPFHNENSSHSKPVVKTASGARGSCPTLEKRSDSEPAAKKPRTETPSPLPTFKVRKEKLGDRITALQQLVSPFGKTDTASVLHETIEYIKFLHDQVRVLSAPYLKKDHQTQQTKASDKPKDCEGRNLNLRSRGLCLIPISSTFAVANEIPTDCWTPTFIGTFR from the exons ATGGCAGATCAGTTCCAAGCAGGCAGCTGTAGCAGTGGGACCTGGTGGAGCAGCGGCTTCAGCGGCGGCCCGACCATGTCCGCGTCGGCATCCTGCTCGACGGAGCTCACTAACGTCGCAGGGAGCTTCAACTGGGCGACCGCCAGCGACATGTTCGAGCCCAAGTCGAGATCATGTGATGAGTCGCCGGTGTCGATCTCGAACAGCTCCGTGACCTTCCAAGATATccagaactcccatgtttctgctCCGGTGATCGCTGCACCGATGTTGGACAGCGTTTCACAGGCCATGGATTTCGGCCCGTCGTCTCCTACCGTCGAGTGGAGCCAATCTTTCTT TAGCAGCAGCGGAAGAGGTCAAAACAGCTTCCATGCTTTACTCCAAGAAGACGTGATCTCTAGGCCATATGCTCAGCGAGATTGGGGGGTCGAATCCAATCAAACCCATATTCCCTTGAAGAACTTGAACCACTGTTCCTTACAAGATCACCATGTACTTCTGAGCTCCAGAATTAATAGCATCCCGCTCCTCTCAGCTTCCCATGGATTACCTTCAACGCTGTTGCAAGGCCACCTCGAGCCCGAGAGCAGACTTCAAGGCTCATTTAACGATGCGCGTACAATGAAGTATGAGTCTTCAGTCGACTGCCGCGAAGCGTCGAACGACTCGTTGCAGACTTCAGTAGGTAGATTGCCGCAGTTCATGAACGCTTCACCGCCGAAGCAGCAGCTGCAATTCTCCAACGACACTCCCTTTTGGAATCCTTCAGCAAGCAACGTAAACGAAGCACACTCAAATTTCCACCATGCGAAGCCTCCTCAACCATTCCACAACGAGAATTCAAGTCACAGCAAGCCTGTTGTCAAG ACTGCTTCAGGAGCTCGGGGCTCTTGCCCAACCTTGGAGAAGAGGAGTGACAGCGAGCCGGCGGCCAAGAAGCCAAGGACAGAGACCCCATCGCCATTGCCGACCTTCAAG GTGAGGAAGGAGAAGTTGGGAGACAGAATCACTGCACTCCAGCAACTGGTTTCGCCTTTTGGAAAG ACCGATACCGCATCAGTACTCCATGAGACCATCGAATACATCAAGTTCCTCCACGACCAAGTTCGC GTTTTAAGTGCTCCATATTTAAAGAAAGATCATCAAACGCAGCAAACAAAG GCTTCGGACAAACCAAAGGATTGCGAAGGGCGAAACCTAAACCTTAGAAGTCGAGGGCTGTGCCTTATTCCGATCTCGAGCACATTTGCTGTTGCTAACGAGATCCCTACTGATTGCTGGACACCTACCTTTATAGGAACCTTTAGGTAG